One segment of Alnus glutinosa chromosome 2, dhAlnGlut1.1, whole genome shotgun sequence DNA contains the following:
- the LOC133860992 gene encoding UPF0481 protein At3g47200-like, whose amino-acid sequence MAVNEGDSIRIDIDRLVSSIEDMVSHDLIMPAKCCIFKTPAILYRHNEKAFIPDAFSIGPLHHGRPNLKATENIKAKYLQGLISRSYSPHTILRTLIISITEVEKDARECYAEAIDYNPEEFVKILVIDGCFLIELFRKKAYLVAREEDDPIFTQSCMIQFLNHDLILLENQVPWMVLEILFNLTKHSNRDFIPLSLLAVNFLSITLLSYGMQPQLMQTNMNIQGIEHIVDLDRKLSTLSIEDKEERIGGWELLPSATSLVEAGIKFKRGTSSENILDIKFIDGVLEIPPLVIHDVTETAFRNLISYEQCYPKCEAKITSYAVLLDSLINTAKDMDILCENKIIENWLNPEDAAQLFNKLYLDTYVDYCYTDLCRQVNSFCQRRWPRWRGALVRNYFNTPWAILSTLAAVILLILTMVQTWYSITS is encoded by the coding sequence ATGGCTGTGAATGAAGGAGATAGCATTAGAATTGATATCGACCGCTTGGTGTCTTCAATAGAAGATATGGTGTCCCATGATTTGATTATGCCGGCTAAGTGTTGCATCTTCAAAACCCCTGCCATTCTCTACAGGCATAATGAAAAAGCTTTTATCCCCGATGCATTTTCTATTGGGCCTCTCCATCATGGCCGTCCAAACTTGAAAGCCACAGAAAATATTAAAGCCAAGTATTTGCAAGGCCTTATCTCTCGTTCATACTCTCCGCATACAATCCTAAGAACTCTCATCATTTCTATCACAGAGGTGGAAAAAGACGCTCGTGAGTGTTATGCTGAAGCAATCGATTACAACCCAGAAGAATTTGTGAAAATTTTGGTAATTGATGGTTGCTTTCTTATTGAGTTGTTCCGCAAGAAAGCTTATTTGGTGGCCAGAGAAGAAGATGACCCTATTTTCACCCAGTCATGTATGATACAATTTCTAAACCATGACTTGATATTGCTAGAAAACCAAGTACCTTGGATGGTACTTGAGATTTTGTTCAACTTGACAAAGCATTCCAACCGCGACTTCATCCCCCTAAGTCTACTTGCTGTGAATTTCTTGAGTATCACCCTTTTATCGTATGGAATGCAGCCCCAGCTAATGCAGACCAACATGAATATCCAAGGCATCGAGCATATTGTTGACTTGGACAGGAAGTTGTCAACTTTGTCAATTGaagataaagaagaaagaataggggGGTGGGAACTCCTGCCTTCTGCTACGAGCCTCGTGGAGGCTGGAATCAAATTCAAAAGGGGTACATCTTCTGAAAACATTTTGGACATCAAATTTATTGATGGCGTTCTGGAAATTCCTCCATTAGTAATTCACGATGTAACAGAAACCGCCTTTAGAAATCTCATCAGCTATGAACAATGTTATCCTAAATGTGAAGCTAAGATCACTTCCTATGCGGTACTCCTAGACAGCCTCATTAATACTGCTAAGGATATGGATATTCTGTGCGAGAATAAGATAATTGAAAACTGGTTGAATCCTGAGGACGCGGCTCAACTCTTCAACAAGCTTTACCTTGACACTTATGTGGACTATTGCTACACAGACCTTTGCAGGCAAGTAAATAGTTTTTGCCAACGCAGATGGCCTAGATGGCGTGGAGCGCTTGTGCGCAATTATTTCAACACTCCATGGGCTATTCTTTCCACATTGGCCGCTGTTATCCTTTTGATCCTCACCATGGTACAAACTTGGTATAGCATAACAAGTTAG